A genomic segment from Actinomadura hallensis encodes:
- a CDS encoding ABC transporter substrate-binding protein — MRKTLAAALSVPLLAGCTVAGSADAGGDTQIVVGYQSKTINTVTAGTLLRSLGYFEKRLKQVDPDYSVVWRDYDTGAPITAQMLAGKIDIGSMGDYPLLINGSRSQAQGGDARTSWIAVTGYNLRGALNSVVVAPDSEARTLRDLKGETVSASVGSAGHGTFVQAARRYGLDPGKDVKVENQQPTVGASALQSGSAAAFAQFVAWPGLLVHKGQAKLLYDGGSLDVPTFHGVVVRDQFAEERPDVVDAFLRAQIDATEYLHEHPVEAAESVASTTGLPVEVVYLYNGAGGVATFDPTIKKELRDALVQDIPFLKSIGVIDEPLDVGSFVDDSHIRKAVGASYDRQAASTANPAAITGTDEVCGEKVGDPKTAGEVWVEGERETRPAAGPVCLLKNVRKLRRDGKKIKAVFVPDTAAGTRWFADKQIWVEDPSAGDARRFQPFATPEAADAYLADHSGAKVVSYDEAVRRA, encoded by the coding sequence ATGAGAAAGACGCTCGCCGCCGCGCTCTCGGTGCCGCTGCTCGCGGGATGCACCGTGGCCGGCAGCGCCGACGCAGGCGGCGACACCCAGATCGTCGTCGGCTACCAGTCCAAGACGATCAACACCGTGACCGCCGGGACGCTCCTGCGCTCCCTCGGCTACTTCGAGAAGCGCCTCAAGCAGGTGGACCCGGACTACTCCGTCGTCTGGCGCGACTACGACACGGGCGCGCCGATCACCGCGCAGATGCTCGCCGGGAAGATCGACATCGGCTCGATGGGCGACTACCCGCTGCTCATCAACGGGTCCCGGTCGCAGGCCCAGGGCGGTGACGCGCGCACCAGCTGGATCGCGGTGACCGGCTACAACCTGCGCGGGGCGCTCAACAGCGTGGTCGTCGCGCCTGACTCCGAGGCCCGCACCCTGCGCGACCTCAAGGGCGAGACCGTCTCGGCGAGCGTCGGCTCGGCCGGCCACGGCACGTTCGTCCAGGCGGCGCGCCGGTACGGCCTCGACCCGGGCAAGGACGTCAAGGTCGAGAACCAGCAGCCGACCGTCGGCGCGTCCGCGCTCCAGTCGGGCAGCGCGGCGGCGTTCGCGCAGTTCGTCGCCTGGCCGGGGCTCCTAGTGCACAAGGGGCAGGCCAAGCTGCTCTACGACGGCGGCTCCCTGGACGTGCCGACGTTCCACGGCGTCGTGGTCCGCGACCAGTTCGCCGAGGAGAGGCCGGACGTCGTCGACGCCTTCCTCCGGGCGCAGATCGACGCGACGGAATACCTGCACGAGCACCCGGTCGAGGCGGCCGAATCGGTCGCGTCCACCACCGGCCTGCCCGTCGAGGTCGTCTACCTCTACAACGGCGCCGGGGGCGTGGCCACGTTCGACCCGACCATCAAGAAGGAGCTGAGGGACGCGCTCGTCCAGGACATCCCGTTCCTGAAGTCGATCGGGGTCATCGACGAGCCGCTGGACGTCGGCTCGTTCGTCGACGACTCCCACATCAGGAAGGCCGTGGGGGCGTCCTACGACCGGCAGGCCGCGTCCACGGCGAACCCCGCCGCCATCACCGGGACCGACGAGGTCTGCGGCGAGAAGGTGGGCGACCCGAAGACCGCCGGTGAGGTGTGGGTCGAGGGCGAGCGCGAGACCCGCCCGGCCGCCGGGCCCGTCTGCCTGCTGAAGAACGTCCGGAAGCTCCGGCGCGACGGCAAGAAGATCAAGGCCGTCTTCGTGCCGGACACCGCGGCGGGGACGCGATGGTTCGCCGACAAGCAGATCTGGGTCGAGGACCCGTCGGCCGGGGACGCGCGGCGCTTCCAACCGTTCGCCACCCCGGAGGCCGCGGACGCCTACCTGGCCGACCACTCCGGCGCGAAGGTCGTCTCCTACGACGAGGCGGTGCGGCGGGCATGA
- a CDS encoding fumarate reductase/succinate dehydrogenase flavoprotein subunit: MQSPVMQIPPVSARRELSCDVLVVGGGTAGTMAAITAAEHGSSVLLLEKAHVRHSGALAMGMDGVNNAVIPGKAAPEDYVAEITRANDGIVNQRTVYQTATRGYAMVKRLERYGVKFEKDEHGEYAVRRVHRSGSYVLPMPEGKDVKKVLYRVLRRRSIREKVRIENRVMPVRVLTSGGRAVGAVGFDTRSGEFVTVSAGAVILATGACGRLGLPASGYLYGTYENPTNAGDGHAMAYHAGAELSGIECFQINPLIKDYNGPACAYVANPFGGYQVNAEGARFVDCDYWSGQMMAEVKREIDSARGPIYLKLTHLPDETLTALEGILHTTERPTRGTFHAGRGHDYRTHDVEMHISEIGLCGGHSASGVWVDENARTTVPGLYAAGDLACVPHNYMIGAFVFGDLAGADASAHASGDGGPPASLPEDQIAAAHELIYRPLRNPDGPPQQQVEYKLRRFVNDYVAPPKTRARLDIAVETFARMESEIAAMGARTPHELMRCVEVTFIRDCAEMAARSSLTRTESRWGLYHDRADMPGRDDAAWMYHLNLRRREDGTMEFVKRPVEPYLVPVEEFTVPEGAGPVVLAPAASAAPAAVPARTASAGRPAAAIGRSPRLLELQRLAETEPDVGAVAAYLDDPDPKVRRAAVATLTEVAPDGVAGALASALGDAHGSVRHAAARALRELVEVLPSTGEVRDGLLPALGGGDAFVRAAVLDVLRALGLGSVETFADALDDGDHRVRLQAVRGLVAHDAAGEIARAAADPSREVRVAVAHGLGTVADPAAAGTLDALACDGDDLVRAAALEAAAGIGCPPPLDSAALAGLNDPAWQVRVGAARGLATASPETASGPLVKALDDPHLDVRKAAVISLGAFRDVPEVADALGRAQDDPDADVRAYARRALSEGR; encoded by the coding sequence ATGCAGAGCCCGGTAATGCAGATCCCGCCCGTTTCCGCCCGCCGCGAGCTGAGCTGCGACGTCCTGGTCGTCGGGGGCGGCACCGCCGGGACGATGGCCGCCATCACCGCCGCCGAGCACGGGTCGTCGGTGCTGCTGCTGGAAAAGGCGCACGTCCGGCACTCCGGCGCGCTCGCCATGGGCATGGACGGCGTCAACAACGCGGTCATCCCCGGCAAGGCCGCCCCCGAGGACTACGTCGCCGAGATCACCCGGGCCAACGACGGCATCGTGAACCAGCGGACCGTCTACCAGACCGCCACCCGGGGCTATGCGATGGTGAAGCGCCTCGAACGGTACGGCGTGAAGTTCGAGAAGGACGAGCACGGCGAGTACGCGGTCCGGAGGGTGCACCGGTCGGGCTCCTACGTTCTGCCCATGCCGGAGGGCAAGGACGTCAAGAAGGTCCTCTACCGGGTGCTGAGGCGGCGCTCCATCCGCGAGAAGGTGCGGATCGAGAACAGGGTCATGCCCGTGCGCGTCCTCACGTCGGGCGGACGCGCCGTGGGAGCGGTGGGCTTCGACACCCGCAGCGGCGAGTTCGTCACCGTCTCGGCGGGCGCGGTGATCCTGGCGACGGGCGCGTGCGGCCGGCTGGGGCTGCCCGCCTCCGGCTACCTCTACGGCACGTACGAGAACCCCACCAACGCGGGCGACGGTCACGCCATGGCCTACCACGCGGGCGCCGAGCTCAGCGGCATCGAGTGCTTCCAGATCAACCCGCTGATCAAGGACTACAACGGACCCGCGTGCGCCTACGTCGCCAACCCGTTCGGCGGCTACCAGGTCAACGCCGAGGGCGCCCGGTTCGTCGACTGCGACTACTGGTCGGGGCAGATGATGGCGGAGGTCAAGCGGGAGATCGACTCCGCGCGGGGCCCCATCTACCTCAAGCTCACCCACCTGCCCGACGAGACGCTGACCGCGCTCGAGGGCATCCTGCACACGACCGAGCGGCCGACCCGGGGCACCTTCCACGCGGGCCGCGGCCACGACTACCGCACGCACGACGTGGAGATGCACATCTCCGAGATCGGGCTGTGCGGCGGCCACTCCGCGTCCGGCGTGTGGGTGGACGAGAACGCCCGCACGACGGTCCCCGGCCTGTACGCGGCGGGCGACCTCGCCTGCGTCCCGCACAACTACATGATCGGCGCGTTCGTCTTCGGGGACCTCGCCGGAGCGGACGCGTCCGCCCACGCCTCCGGTGACGGCGGCCCGCCCGCGTCCCTGCCCGAGGACCAGATCGCGGCGGCGCACGAGCTGATCTACCGCCCGCTCCGCAATCCCGACGGGCCGCCGCAGCAGCAGGTCGAGTACAAGCTCCGCCGCTTCGTCAACGACTACGTCGCGCCCCCGAAGACCCGGGCCCGGCTCGACATCGCCGTCGAGACCTTCGCCCGCATGGAGTCCGAGATCGCCGCGATGGGCGCGCGGACCCCGCACGAGCTGATGCGCTGCGTCGAGGTCACCTTCATCCGCGACTGCGCCGAGATGGCCGCGCGGTCGTCGCTGACCCGTACCGAGAGCCGCTGGGGCCTCTATCACGACCGCGCCGACATGCCCGGGCGCGACGACGCCGCGTGGATGTACCACCTCAACCTGCGGCGGCGCGAGGACGGGACGATGGAGTTCGTCAAGCGGCCGGTCGAGCCGTACCTCGTCCCGGTCGAGGAGTTCACCGTCCCGGAGGGGGCCGGGCCGGTCGTGCTGGCCCCCGCGGCCTCCGCCGCCCCGGCCGCCGTGCCCGCACGGACCGCCTCCGCCGGGCGGCCCGCCGCGGCGATCGGGCGCTCGCCGCGGCTGCTGGAGCTGCAGCGGCTCGCCGAGACCGAGCCGGACGTCGGCGCCGTCGCCGCCTACCTCGACGATCCGGACCCGAAGGTGCGCCGCGCGGCCGTCGCGACGCTCACCGAGGTCGCGCCCGACGGCGTGGCCGGCGCCCTGGCGTCCGCGCTCGGCGACGCGCACGGGTCCGTCCGTCACGCGGCGGCGAGGGCGCTGCGCGAGCTCGTCGAGGTGCTGCCCTCCACCGGCGAGGTCCGCGACGGCCTCCTGCCCGCCCTCGGCGGCGGGGACGCGTTCGTGCGGGCCGCCGTCCTGGACGTCCTGCGCGCGCTCGGGCTCGGCTCGGTGGAGACGTTCGCGGACGCGCTGGACGACGGCGACCACCGCGTCCGGCTCCAGGCCGTCCGGGGGCTCGTGGCCCACGACGCGGCGGGCGAGATCGCGCGGGCGGCCGCCGACCCCTCCCGCGAGGTGCGGGTGGCGGTGGCGCACGGGCTCGGCACGGTCGCCGACCCCGCCGCCGCGGGGACGCTGGACGCCCTCGCGTGCGACGGCGACGACCTCGTCAGGGCGGCGGCCCTGGAGGCCGCGGCCGGGATCGGCTGCCCGCCGCCCCTGGACTCCGCCGCCCTCGCCGGCCTGAACGACCCGGCCTGGCAGGTCCGCGTCGGCGCCGCGCGCGGCCTCGCCACCGCGTCCCCGGAGACCGCGTCCGGCCCGCTGGTCAAGGCCCTGGACGACCCGCACCTCGACGTCCGCAAGGCCGCGGTGATCTCGCTGGGGGCCTTCCGGGACGTGCCCGAGGTCGCGGACGCCCTCGGCCGGGCCCAGGACGACCCGGACGCCGACGTCCGCGCGTACGCCCGCAGGGCTCTCAGCGAAGGGAGATGA
- a CDS encoding 4Fe-4S dicluster domain-containing protein: MSLVQSRVEVPVTVDESLCIDGCTLCIDVCPLDALAIHPETGKAYMHVDECWYCGPCADRCPTGAVTVNMPYLIR, translated from the coding sequence ATGTCCCTTGTGCAGAGCCGTGTCGAGGTGCCGGTGACGGTGGACGAGTCCCTCTGCATCGACGGCTGCACGCTGTGCATCGACGTCTGCCCGCTGGACGCCCTCGCCATCCACCCCGAGACCGGCAAGGCCTACATGCACGTCGACGAGTGCTGGTACTGCGGCCCCTGCGCGGACCGCTGTCCGACCGGTGCCGTGACCGTGAACATGCCGTACCTCATCCGATGA
- a CDS encoding ABC transporter ATP-binding protein yields MSAGTVGTGTAGTGAAGTGLVLRAEDVTLGYGGRTVLSGLGLEVAAGEFLVVVGPSGCGKSTLLRAFAGLLPVKAGRVLADGEPVTGTSADRALMFQDDALLPWRTARRNVELPLQLRGIRRAERREAALHWLDRVGLADAAGRLPRELSGGMRQRVQLARTLAAGPRAVLMDEPFGALDPQTRASMQRLLLDVLAPASATVVFVTHDVDEALLLGHRVVVLGGSGVAAEFTAPVSRDEVLAALGAPTKETV; encoded by the coding sequence ATGAGCGCCGGCACCGTCGGAACGGGCACGGCCGGGACGGGCGCGGCGGGCACGGGCCTGGTCCTGCGGGCCGAGGACGTCACGCTCGGGTACGGCGGGCGGACGGTCCTGTCCGGGCTCGGCCTGGAGGTCGCCGCGGGGGAGTTCCTCGTGGTCGTCGGGCCGTCCGGCTGCGGCAAGTCGACGCTGCTGCGCGCGTTCGCCGGGCTGCTGCCGGTGAAGGCGGGCCGCGTCCTCGCCGACGGCGAGCCGGTCACGGGGACGTCCGCCGACCGGGCGCTGATGTTCCAGGACGACGCGCTGCTGCCCTGGCGCACCGCGCGCCGCAACGTCGAGCTGCCCCTGCAGCTGCGCGGGATCCGCCGCGCCGAGCGCCGCGAGGCCGCGCTGCACTGGCTCGACCGGGTGGGGCTGGCCGACGCCGCCGGCCGCCTGCCGCGCGAGCTGTCCGGCGGCATGCGCCAGCGGGTGCAGCTCGCCCGCACCCTGGCGGCCGGTCCTCGCGCGGTGCTCATGGACGAGCCGTTCGGCGCCCTCGACCCCCAGACCCGGGCGTCCATGCAGCGGCTGCTGCTGGACGTCCTCGCGCCCGCGTCCGCGACCGTCGTGTTCGTCACCCACGACGTGGACGAGGCGCTGCTGCTCGGCCACCGCGTCGTCGTCCTCGGCGGGTCCGGCGTCGCCGCCGAGTTCACCGCCCCCGTGTCCCGCGACGAGGTGCTCGCCGCGCTCGGGGCCCCCACGAAGGAGACCGTCTGA
- a CDS encoding leucyl aminopeptidase produces MLDPKGRKRSRGGLTSCYVTSISLDSQALASIDADAIVIGAAPAEGGAAPAAGAEDLDRALDGRLAEALRALGATGKAGEITKLPALGAVTAKVIVAAGLGEDPSAEDVRRAAGAAIRSLAGTARAAVALPLPGGSADGVEAVALGALLGAYSFDAFRTGDEHKSPVEEIRLVASADGAEAALERARILADSVRIVRDLVNTPPSHLSPEDLAGEAERVAGETGLSIEVLDEKALVDGGYGGIVGVGQGSANPPRLVRLSYTHPEASKTLALVGKGITFDSGGLSLKPAEAMDWMKSDMGGAAAVLGALAGIARLAPEANVVGYLAIAENMPSGTAQRPSDVLRVYGGKTVEVLNTDAEGRLVLADALVRAGEDSPDLIVDVATLTGAQLVALGTRTTGVMANDDEVREKVVAAAERAGEQSWGMPLPAELRKGLDSAVADIANISGERWGGMLVAGTFLKEFVPDGVKWAHLDIAGPAFNKGEPYGYTPKGGTGAAARTLVQIAEDVAAGIL; encoded by the coding sequence ATGCTTGATCCGAAAGGACGAAAGCGGTCACGAGGAGGACTAACATCGTGCTACGTGACGAGCATCAGCCTTGACAGCCAAGCCCTGGCCAGCATCGACGCCGACGCCATCGTGATCGGCGCCGCCCCGGCGGAGGGGGGCGCCGCACCGGCCGCCGGGGCCGAGGACCTCGACCGCGCGCTGGACGGGAGGCTCGCCGAGGCCCTGCGCGCGCTGGGCGCCACCGGCAAGGCCGGGGAGATCACCAAGCTGCCCGCGCTCGGCGCCGTCACCGCGAAGGTCATCGTCGCCGCGGGGCTGGGCGAGGACCCCTCCGCGGAGGACGTGCGCCGCGCCGCGGGCGCCGCGATCCGCTCCCTCGCGGGCACCGCCAGGGCCGCGGTCGCGCTGCCCCTCCCCGGCGGCTCCGCCGACGGCGTCGAGGCGGTCGCGCTGGGCGCCCTCCTCGGCGCCTACTCCTTCGACGCCTTCCGCACCGGGGACGAGCACAAGAGCCCGGTCGAGGAGATCCGCCTGGTCGCCTCCGCCGACGGCGCCGAGGCCGCCCTGGAGCGCGCGCGGATCCTCGCCGACTCGGTCCGGATCGTCCGCGACCTGGTCAACACCCCGCCGTCCCACCTGTCCCCCGAGGATCTCGCCGGCGAGGCCGAGCGGGTCGCCGGGGAGACCGGCCTGTCCATCGAGGTGCTGGACGAGAAGGCCCTCGTCGACGGCGGCTACGGCGGCATCGTCGGCGTCGGGCAGGGCTCGGCGAACCCGCCGCGGCTCGTCCGCCTCTCCTACACCCACCCCGAGGCGTCCAAGACCCTCGCCCTGGTCGGCAAGGGCATCACGTTCGACTCGGGCGGCCTGTCGCTCAAGCCCGCCGAGGCCATGGACTGGATGAAGTCCGACATGGGCGGCGCCGCGGCCGTGCTCGGCGCGCTGGCCGGGATCGCCCGGCTCGCCCCCGAGGCCAACGTGGTCGGCTACCTGGCCATCGCCGAGAACATGCCGAGCGGCACCGCCCAGCGCCCGTCCGACGTGCTGCGCGTCTACGGCGGCAAGACCGTGGAGGTCCTCAACACCGACGCCGAGGGCCGGCTCGTCCTGGCCGACGCCCTCGTCCGCGCGGGCGAGGACTCCCCCGACCTCATCGTGGACGTCGCCACGCTGACCGGCGCGCAGCTGGTCGCGCTCGGCACCCGGACCACCGGAGTCATGGCCAACGACGACGAGGTCCGTGAGAAGGTGGTCGCGGCGGCCGAACGCGCGGGGGAGCAGTCGTGGGGCATGCCGCTGCCCGCGGAGCTGCGCAAGGGCCTCGACTCGGCGGTCGCCGACATCGCCAACATCAGCGGCGAGCGCTGGGGCGGGATGCTGGTCGCCGGGACCTTCCTCAAGGAGTTCGTGCCGGACGGCGTCAAGTGGGCCCACCTCGACATCGCCGGGCCGGCGTTCAACAAGGGCGAGCCCTACGGGTACACCCCGAAGGGCGGCACCGGCGCCGCGGCCCGGACGCTGGTCCAGATCGCCGAGGACGTCGCCGCCGGAATCCTCTAG
- a CDS encoding GntR family transcriptional regulator yields the protein MTRKDIAGAATLAEARRLRADRARQVADVLRRQVLYGEFRSGELPPESDLAREFGASRNAIREALDLLRAEGLIERCPGVGTFVVAEKYPHGLERLLGLAETLREHGEVENEVRTTGLIAPSREVASRLRRPPGEPVVYIERIRRINGLPLSLDLTYIARDLGEPLLAEDLARNDIFVLLERIAGQRLGKAEVTIEAVNADPHSAAILDAPRGTALLMLERLTHLADGRPVDLEFVRFRGDRIAMSGTLHRVHP from the coding sequence GTGACCAGGAAAGACATCGCCGGAGCCGCCACCCTGGCCGAGGCGCGGCGGCTGCGCGCGGACCGCGCTCGGCAGGTGGCCGACGTCCTGCGCCGCCAGGTGCTGTACGGGGAGTTCCGCAGCGGCGAGCTGCCGCCCGAGTCCGACCTCGCCCGGGAGTTCGGCGCGTCCCGCAACGCGATCCGGGAGGCGCTCGACCTGCTGCGCGCCGAGGGCCTGATCGAACGCTGTCCCGGCGTCGGGACGTTCGTCGTCGCGGAGAAGTACCCGCACGGGCTCGAACGCCTGCTCGGGCTGGCGGAGACGCTGCGCGAGCACGGCGAGGTCGAGAACGAGGTCCGCACGACCGGGCTCATCGCGCCGTCCCGCGAGGTCGCCTCCCGGCTCCGCCGCCCGCCGGGGGAGCCCGTCGTCTACATCGAGCGGATCCGGCGCATCAACGGGCTGCCGCTGTCGCTCGACCTCACCTACATCGCCCGCGACCTCGGGGAGCCGCTGCTCGCCGAGGACCTCGCCCGCAACGACATCTTCGTCCTGCTCGAACGGATCGCCGGGCAGCGGCTCGGGAAGGCCGAGGTCACCATCGAGGCGGTGAACGCCGACCCCCACTCGGCCGCCATCCTCGACGCCCCGCGCGGCACGGCGCTGCTGATGCTCGAACGCCTCACCCATCTCGCCGACGGCCGCCCGGTCGACCTGGAGTTCGTCCGTTTCCGCGGCGACCGCATCGCGATGAGCGGCACATTGCACCGCGTCCACCCATGA
- a CDS encoding ABC transporter permease: protein MNGSPRWPVRAASLLAALGLWHLVTAADLRLWLRFDRFPGPLDVLEEFRRQVEHAQFWQDVAQSLTRILTGFFLAALLGIVFGVLTARSDWAGDLLQPLFEVARPIPAIALVPVAILLFPANEQGIVFITFAAAFFPVLVSTRHAVKALPVVWEDAVRTLGGGRWRVLAQVVLPGVLPGVFGGLSIGMGVAWICVISAEMISGEFGVGYRTWQAYTIVDYPGVLVGMATIGLLGWLTSSLVELVGRRLTRWLPRGERA from the coding sequence ATGAACGGTTCGCCCCGCTGGCCGGTGCGGGCGGCGTCCCTGCTCGCCGCCCTGGGGCTGTGGCACCTGGTGACCGCGGCGGACCTGCGCCTGTGGCTGCGGTTCGACCGGTTCCCCGGCCCGCTGGACGTCCTGGAGGAGTTCCGCAGGCAGGTCGAGCACGCGCAGTTCTGGCAGGACGTCGCGCAGAGTCTCACGCGGATCCTCACCGGCTTCTTCCTGGCCGCCCTGCTCGGCATCGTGTTCGGCGTCCTCACCGCGCGGTCGGACTGGGCGGGCGACCTGCTCCAGCCGCTGTTCGAGGTGGCCCGGCCGATCCCCGCGATCGCGCTGGTGCCGGTCGCGATCCTGCTGTTCCCGGCGAACGAGCAGGGCATCGTGTTCATCACCTTCGCTGCGGCGTTCTTCCCCGTGCTCGTCAGCACGCGTCACGCGGTGAAGGCGCTCCCGGTCGTCTGGGAGGACGCGGTGCGCACGCTCGGCGGCGGCCGGTGGCGGGTGCTGGCCCAGGTCGTCCTGCCCGGGGTGCTGCCCGGCGTGTTCGGCGGCCTGTCCATCGGCATGGGCGTGGCGTGGATCTGCGTGATCTCCGCGGAGATGATCTCCGGCGAGTTCGGGGTCGGCTACCGGACCTGGCAGGCGTACACGATCGTCGACTACCCCGGCGTCCTGGTCGGGATGGCGACCATCGGGCTGCTCGGCTGGCTCACCTCCTCCCTGGTGGAGCTGGTGGGACGCCGGCTGACGCGGTGGCTTCCGAGGGGGGAGCGCGCATGA
- the lpdA gene encoding dihydrolipoyl dehydrogenase translates to MADSGPFDIVVLGAGSGGYACALRAAELGKSVALIERDESLGGTCLNRGCIPTKALLHAAEVADQSREAAKFGVKATFEGIDIAGVNAYKDKVVSTTVKGLTGLIKARGIEIVRGTGRLTGPTTVEVATAEGGVRTLEGGHIVLGTGAAPKTLPGLEIDGERIISSDDALRLDRVPGSVVILGGGVIGVEFASVWRSFGSEVTIVEALPHLLPMEEESSSKRLERAFRKRGIKFEVGTRFESAKPTQGGISVTLEGGKTIDAELLLVAVGRAPVSEGIGLAEAGVETERGFVKVDEYCRTNVSTISAVGDLIPTPQLAHVGFAEGILVAERLAGLNPAPIDYDGVPRITYSDPEVASVGITSAAARERGYEIKEFTYDLAGNPKSKILGAQGEVKVIAAVDGPVLGLHMVGPRVGELIAEGQLIYNWEALPGEVAQLIHPHPTQSEAVGEAHLALAGKPLHVHG, encoded by the coding sequence GTGGCTGACAGCGGCCCCTTCGACATCGTCGTCCTAGGTGCCGGCAGCGGCGGTTACGCGTGCGCGCTGCGCGCCGCCGAGCTCGGCAAGTCCGTCGCACTGATCGAGAGGGACGAGTCCCTCGGCGGGACGTGCCTGAACCGCGGCTGCATCCCCACCAAGGCGCTGCTGCACGCCGCCGAGGTGGCGGACCAGTCGCGCGAGGCGGCCAAGTTCGGCGTGAAGGCGACGTTCGAGGGCATCGACATCGCCGGCGTGAACGCCTACAAGGACAAGGTCGTCTCCACGACCGTCAAGGGGCTCACGGGCCTGATCAAGGCCCGGGGCATCGAGATCGTGCGGGGGACGGGGCGCCTGACCGGCCCGACCACGGTCGAGGTCGCCACCGCCGAAGGCGGGGTCCGCACGCTCGAGGGCGGGCACATCGTGCTCGGCACGGGGGCGGCGCCGAAGACGCTGCCGGGCCTCGAGATCGACGGCGAGCGGATCATCTCCAGCGACGACGCGCTGCGGCTCGACCGGGTGCCCGGCTCGGTCGTCATCCTCGGCGGCGGCGTCATCGGCGTGGAGTTCGCCAGCGTCTGGCGCTCGTTCGGCTCCGAGGTCACCATCGTCGAGGCCCTCCCCCACCTGCTGCCCATGGAGGAGGAGTCCAGCTCGAAGCGGCTGGAGCGCGCCTTCCGCAAGCGCGGCATCAAGTTCGAGGTCGGCACCCGCTTCGAGAGCGCCAAGCCGACGCAGGGCGGCATCTCCGTCACCCTGGAGGGCGGCAAGACCATCGACGCGGAGCTGCTGCTGGTGGCCGTGGGGCGCGCCCCGGTCTCGGAGGGCATCGGCCTCGCGGAGGCCGGCGTCGAGACCGAGCGCGGGTTCGTCAAGGTGGACGAGTACTGCCGGACGAACGTCTCCACGATCTCCGCCGTGGGAGACCTGATCCCGACGCCGCAGCTCGCGCACGTCGGCTTCGCGGAGGGCATCCTCGTCGCCGAGCGGCTCGCCGGGCTGAACCCGGCGCCGATCGACTACGACGGGGTCCCGCGCATCACCTACTCCGATCCGGAGGTGGCCTCGGTCGGCATCACCTCCGCCGCGGCCCGGGAACGCGGGTACGAGATCAAGGAGTTCACCTACGACCTGGCGGGCAACCCCAAGAGCAAGATCCTGGGGGCGCAGGGCGAGGTCAAGGTGATCGCGGCCGTGGACGGCCCCGTCCTCGGTCTCCACATGGTCGGCCCGCGGGTCGGCGAGCTCATCGCCGAGGGCCAGCTCATCTACAACTGGGAGGCCCTGCCGGGCGAGGTCGCCCAGCTGATCCATCCCCACCCCACCCAGTCCGAGGCGGTCGGCGAGGCGCACCTCGCCCTCGCCGGCAAACCACTGCACGTGCACGGCTGA